AGGCAGCAGCTCTCCTTCTGATCTCAGTGCTTTCATTTATTCCAACATACTTACTGGGATATCTCGTTTTCCTCAGATATGCTGTTCCTAGCTCTTCCCTCTATCTCTGGAGCTCCAATGTGGCATCAAGCATTGGTTTCTCATCAGAAAACATATACCTCATGATCTTTGCTGCCTCAGTTCTCATTTTTCTCCCCCAGGATGTTCTGATGGATCAAACTATTGGAATAGCGCTGGCGAAGGAGATCGATCGCTTTCTGCATGAGAGGGGTATTGAATGGGAATAAATGGAATAGAGGCAAGAGAACTATCAATATCAGCGAAGAGAAGGAAAATACTCGAGAACATAAATTTTGAAGCTAGTCAGGGAGAGCTAGTAGTTATCAGCGGACCGACTGGAAGCGGAAAATCTACGCTCATGAAGGCGATAGGAGGAATACTTTACAGCGTATACAGCGGATTCGATGTGTCAGGAAAAATATCTGTTTTTGGTTTGAATCCTGAAAATGCTCTAAAGAGAGGATTTATTTCCTATGCTCCACAGGACTCCAGGAGCTTCTTCATTGGCAGGAATGCTCTAGAAGAACTTGAGTATCATGGCATTAATTGGAAAGAGATCTCCTTTCCAGAAGAAAAGCTGCTCATTCCAATTAGGAATCTCTCTGCTGGAGAGCAGTACAGGCTCATAGCTGAGATCTCATTTGCTGCCAAGAAGAAAGTCATAATGCTGGATGAGCCCTCCGCCTTTCTTGACTCAGAAACACTGAGCAGAATTCTAAGCATTGTTAAGGAAAAAAGCAGAGAGGAAAGGTCAATTGCTCTTATCTCTGACCACAGAGTGGAGGGCTCAACAATCGGAGCTGATAGGAAAATTGAGCTTGGAAGCCCACAAGTTAGCTGCAATAGGCCAGACCTATCCTCATGGATGAACAAGAAAAAGGGCGGGAAAATAGCTTTGAGAGATTTTTCCTTGAAAAAGGGAAACAAGATCATTGCGAGAGGAATAGAGTTTGAGGTTGGAGAGGGGGAAATAGCAGCTCTTCTTGGTCCGAACGGTTCGGGAAAGAGCAGCTTGCTGAGGGAAATCGCGATTGCTTCCTCCAGAAATGCAAAAAATGAAGTTATAACAAGCGGAAGGGTTTTCTACATAGCAGAGTCTCCTCTTTATCCCTTTGCAGAGTCAACAGTGATTGGAGAGATAAGAAGATGGAAAAGAAAAAATTGGGAAAATGGAGGTATGGAGGAAAAAATTCTGCAGGCCTTCAATCTCCATGAGCTCTCTCAGCTGCTCCCATTTTCTCTAAGCATTGGGCAGTCCAGGGCTCTCTCAATTGCTTCATCAATACTTGCCGAACCAGATATATTGATCATAGATGAGCCATCCTTGGGACTAGACAGGTGCCTATTCGAAGCAGTAATCGAGTACTTGGAATCATTCAGGAGCTCTGGAGGAACAGTTCTTATGGCAACCCACGATCCAAGGCTTGTCTCCATTTCTGACAGGAAAATATACATGGAGAGCTTTCTGGTGAGATAAATGCACAGCATTGTTGATTCTCTCTTCTCCCCAAGCAGGAGAAGAAGAGTGGATCCGATCTTTATGCTATCAGCCAGCATCATCTATTCCATAGCAATTTTTCTCCTTCCATTAAAATGGCTGATCATCGTTT
The Fervidicoccaceae archaeon genome window above contains:
- a CDS encoding ATP-binding cassette domain-containing protein; protein product: MGINGIEARELSISAKRRKILENINFEASQGELVVISGPTGSGKSTLMKAIGGILYSVYSGFDVSGKISVFGLNPENALKRGFISYAPQDSRSFFIGRNALEELEYHGINWKEISFPEEKLLIPIRNLSAGEQYRLIAEISFAAKKKVIMLDEPSAFLDSETLSRILSIVKEKSREERSIALISDHRVEGSTIGADRKIELGSPQVSCNRPDLSSWMNKKKGGKIALRDFSLKKGNKIIARGIEFEVGEGEIAALLGPNGSGKSSLLREIAIASSRNAKNEVITSGRVFYIAESPLYPFAESTVIGEIRRWKRKNWENGGMEEKILQAFNLHELSQLLPFSLSIGQSRALSIASSILAEPDILIIDEPSLGLDRCLFEAVIEYLESFRSSGGTVLMATHDPRLVSISDRKIYMESFLVR